The following proteins are co-located in the Larimichthys crocea isolate SSNF chromosome XXIV, L_crocea_2.0, whole genome shotgun sequence genome:
- the LOC109137019 gene encoding potassium channel subfamily K member 16-like, whose translation MARFQLVPVKVSWTVLLTLAHFTYLLVGATIFQILEREAESNNRNHFQLEKLNFLANYTCLDGPALEKFVQVILDAWENGVNPSGNSTNPSNWDFCSSFFFAGTVVTTIGYGNLSPSTVSGQVFCVFYALCGIPLNLAFLKQLGKCLTIHLGRLKKGMVSVVPHKQTVEALAVSLFFITGSLLFLVIPPLLFSYVEGWTFGEGFYFAFITLSTIGFGDYVVGTDPGKEYISLYRSLAGIWIIFALAWLALILNMGARIMEHLIGLTHPGFKNQEVEEETSSSKLEDTSKI comes from the exons ATGGCGAGGTTCCAGTTGGTCCCAGTCAAAGTGAGCTGGACAGTACTTTTGACTCTGGCCCACTTTACATACCTGCTGGTTGGGGCCACCATCTTCCAGATACTGGAACGTGAGGCTGAGAGCAACAACCGAAACCACTTCCAACTGGAGAAGTTGAATTTCTTGGCTAATTATACTTGCCTGGACGGACCAGCCTTGGAGAAATTTGTTCAG gtgatTTTGGATGCCTGGGAAAACGGGGTGAATCCCTCAGGCAACTCAACAAACCCCAGTAACTGGGATTTCTGTAGCTCCTTCTTTTTTGCTGGCACAGTAGTCACAACTATAG GCTACGGAAACCTCTCCCCCAGCACTGTGTCCGGTcaggttttttgtgtgttttacgcACTGTGCGGGATCCCACTGAACCTGGCCTTCCTCAAACAGCTCGGGAAGTGTCTCACCATCCACCTCGGTCGACTGAAGAAGGGAATGGTCTCAGTTGTTCCACACAAG caaacaGTTGAGGCTCTGGCAGTGAGCTTGTTCTTCATCACCGGCAGCCTGCTGTTTTTGGTCATCCCTCCTCTGCTGTTCAGTTACGTGGAAGGCTGGACATTTGGCGAGGGCTTCTATTTCGCCTTCATTACCCTCAGCACCATTGGTTTTGGAGATTACGTGGTGG GGACTGACCCAGGCAAGGAGTACATCTCTCTCTACCGCAGCCTGGCAGGCATCTGGATCATCTTTGCCCTGGCTTGGCTTGCTCTTATCCTCAACATGGGAGCCAGAATAATGGAGCACCTGATTGGCCTGACTCATCCAGGCTTCAAGAACCAAGAGGTAGAAGAGGAAACATCGTCCAGTAAATTAGAAGACACGTCAAAGATCTGA
- the LOC104923349 gene encoding potassium channel subfamily K member 17-like — MKQHDEILTPYSFAGYGNISPSSTAGQIFCVFFALFGIPLNMVVLNRVGKYMLVIERNLSDFLKEKTGRRCTRFLVHLVSYLSGAVLFFIVPMIVFQQHEGWTYSQAIYYCFITLSTIGFGDFVADSNPDKKYPEWYSVLMASWIFFGLAWLALLINHSIDILERLNTHFKLRWCRQTKEESGSAEGDTPDTQVEEEDEIKKAPVTE, encoded by the exons ATGAAACAGCATGATGAGATACTAACACCTTACAGTTTCGCAGGTTATGGGAACATAAGTCCCAGCTCCACTGCTGGCCAGATCTTCTGTGTGTTCTTCGCACTATTTGGTATCCCACTCAACATGGTGGTGCTCAACAGGGTTGGCAAGTACATGCTCGTTATAGAGAGGAACCTCTCTGACTTCCTCAAGGAGAAGACCGGGCGG AGGTGTACCCGCTTTTTGGTCCACCTGGTGTCTTACCTGTCAGGGGCAGTTCTCTTCTTTATCGTACCCATGATTGTGTTCCAGCAGCATGAGGGCTGGACCTACTCCCAGGCCATTTACTACTGCTTCATCACCCTCAGCACCATCGGCTTTGGAGACTTTGTGGCGG ATAGCAATCCAGACAAAAAGTACCCCGAGTGGTACAGCGTGCTCATGGCCTCGTGGATTTTCTTTGGCCTGGCCTGGCTGGCCTTGCTCATAAATCACTCCATCGACATCCTGGAGAGGCTCAACACCCACTTTAAACTGCGATGGTGCAGACAGACGAAGGAAGAGTCTGGCAGTGCAGAGGGGGACACCCCGGAcacacaggtggaggaggaagatgagatCAAGAAGGCTCCTGTAACTGAGTAA